A section of the Streptomyces xinghaiensis S187 genome encodes:
- a CDS encoding ATP-binding protein has translation MDPADPANPANPADPADPADRTGLRDGRAPGPAAALTARLVRLREHAAALVELRSAGDPTADDPLRGLYLSPDAIRHALRTAGGTPPTGEDGGTGADARDDAGGGPGDDVGGGVGGGEQPPGAPAHPGDRLPRLAARFGLALLDVRILLAALAPDVDRTFEPLYGYLNDDVGRRRATTGLVLDLCGLPADSAAARARLHPSAPLRASGLLLVEEDERPFLSRSLRVPDRVTAHLLGDDTPDAALAGHARLLPAADATGAGTGTRGGGAGGPDAFTDRLAARLAAGPLLVHLREHRPGDGLSCALAALRVAGREALLLTPSPAGGAAHAEGHDHTEHAAAHPPAHSDRPPPLTALLREARLRDCAVVVSPLPDGEAAAPLVRGLSVGDVPVLLTGAQPYDPQWSGERTAPLALDAPRRMAGATAVWAEALGLAESAGDGGTGNGGDGGLDLARVTAAYRLGDEQIRRAAGAAHGLAAFDGTPLTAAHLRLAARQQSASGLERHARRIRPAVDWDDLVLPETPLEQLRELALRSRFRDRVLGEWRLSAGGGRGRGVLGLFAGESGTGKTLSAEVVAAELGLDLYVVQLSSVVDKYVGETEKNLERIFTEADRTDAVLLFDEADAVFGKRSEVKDSHDRYANMESAYLLQRLESFDGIALLTTNLRANIDEAFTRRLDLVIDFPFPDAEQRLALWHNSLAAVPCEEGLDAKPCAQEFELSGGAIRSAVVTAAYAAAARGGAVGPEDLLAGARREYRKAGRLVPSAGRGW, from the coding sequence ATGGACCCCGCAGACCCCGCGAACCCCGCGAACCCCGCAGACCCGGCAGACCCCGCGGACCGCACCGGCCTCCGGGACGGCCGGGCGCCCGGCCCCGCCGCGGCCCTGACCGCCCGGCTCGTACGCCTGCGCGAACACGCCGCGGCCCTGGTGGAACTGCGCAGCGCCGGCGACCCGACCGCGGACGACCCGCTGCGCGGCCTGTACCTCTCCCCCGACGCGATACGGCACGCACTCCGCACGGCCGGCGGCACGCCCCCGACCGGCGAGGACGGCGGCACCGGCGCCGACGCGCGCGATGACGCCGGCGGTGGTCCCGGCGATGACGTGGGCGGTGGCGTCGGCGGCGGTGAACAGCCGCCCGGTGCCCCCGCGCACCCGGGCGACCGGCTGCCGCGGCTGGCGGCCCGCTTCGGCCTCGCCCTGCTGGACGTACGGATCCTGCTGGCCGCGCTCGCCCCCGATGTCGACCGGACCTTCGAACCCCTCTACGGCTATCTCAACGACGACGTCGGCAGGCGCCGCGCCACCACCGGACTGGTGCTCGACCTGTGCGGCCTGCCCGCGGACTCGGCCGCCGCCCGGGCCCGGCTCCATCCGTCCGCGCCCCTGCGCGCGAGCGGGCTGCTTCTCGTCGAGGAGGACGAACGCCCGTTCCTCTCCCGCTCGTTGCGCGTGCCCGACCGGGTCACCGCCCATCTGCTCGGCGACGACACCCCGGACGCGGCCCTCGCCGGCCACGCCCGGCTGCTGCCGGCCGCGGACGCAACCGGGGCCGGTACGGGCACACGAGGCGGAGGGGCCGGGGGACCCGATGCCTTCACGGACCGGCTCGCCGCCCGGCTGGCCGCGGGCCCCCTGCTGGTGCATCTGCGCGAGCACCGTCCCGGCGACGGGCTCTCCTGCGCTCTCGCCGCGCTGCGGGTGGCGGGCCGGGAAGCGCTGCTCCTCACCCCGTCCCCGGCCGGCGGGGCGGCGCACGCGGAGGGCCACGACCACACGGAGCACGCCGCCGCGCACCCGCCCGCCCACTCCGACCGTCCCCCGCCGCTCACCGCACTGCTGCGCGAGGCCCGGCTGCGCGACTGCGCGGTCGTCGTGTCCCCGCTGCCGGACGGCGAGGCGGCGGCCCCGCTGGTCCGGGGGCTCTCCGTGGGCGACGTACCGGTGCTGCTCACGGGGGCACAGCCGTACGACCCGCAGTGGTCCGGGGAGCGCACCGCGCCGCTCGCCCTCGACGCCCCGCGGCGGATGGCCGGTGCCACCGCCGTCTGGGCCGAGGCGCTGGGCCTGGCCGAGAGCGCGGGCGACGGCGGCACGGGCAACGGCGGTGACGGCGGGCTCGATCTGGCCCGGGTCACCGCCGCCTACCGGCTCGGCGACGAGCAGATCCGGCGCGCCGCCGGGGCCGCGCACGGCCTGGCCGCGTTCGACGGCACCCCGCTCACCGCCGCCCACCTCCGGCTGGCCGCGCGCCAGCAGTCCGCCTCCGGTCTGGAGCGGCACGCCCGCCGCATCCGGCCCGCCGTGGACTGGGACGATCTCGTCCTCCCCGAGACCCCGCTGGAGCAACTGCGCGAGCTGGCCCTGCGGTCCCGGTTCCGGGACCGGGTGCTGGGCGAGTGGCGGCTGAGCGCGGGCGGCGGCCGGGGGCGCGGAGTGCTGGGCCTGTTCGCGGGCGAGTCCGGCACCGGCAAGACCCTGTCGGCCGAGGTCGTGGCCGCCGAACTGGGCCTCGATCTCTATGTGGTCCAGCTCTCCTCCGTCGTCGACAAGTACGTCGGCGAGACCGAGAAGAACCTCGAACGCATCTTCACCGAGGCCGACCGCACGGACGCGGTGCTGCTCTTCGACGAGGCCGACGCCGTGTTCGGCAAGCGCTCCGAGGTGAAGGACTCGCACGACCGCTACGCCAACATGGAGAGCGCCTATCTCCTCCAGCGGCTGGAGTCCTTCGACGGCATCGCGCTGCTGACCACCAATCTCCGGGCCAACATCGACGAGGCGTTCACCCGCCGGCTCGACCTGGTGATCGACTTTCCGTTCCCGGACGCGGAGCAGCGCCTCGCGCTCTGGCACAACAGCCTGGCGGCCGTGCCCTGCGAGGAGGGTCTCGACGCGAAACCCTGCGCACAGGAGTTCGAGCTGTCGGGTGGCGCGATCCGCAGCGCCGTGGTCACGGCGGCGTACGCGGCGGCGGCCCGGGGCGGGGCGGTGGGCCCGGAGGATCTGCTGGCCGGGGCGCGGCGCGAGTACCGCAAGGCGGGACGGCTGGTGCCGTCGGCCGGCAGGGGCTGGTGA
- a CDS encoding DUF4255 domain-containing protein, with the protein MIHEVDHVLKGLLRGGVFSGTDVEVSFEAPSRDWAARRNTPTINAYLYDIREDTERRQRGAVSVKDAQGIVLKRRQPPRWFRLSYLLTAWTKRPEDEHRLLSAVMATLLPHEVLTPSELTGALAELGLSVPITIGVPPAESRSLADIWSALGGELKPSLDVVVTAPFPAVPEYAAGPPVTEGAGVRVRGLDGSLDGSPERHHRPRHLRQLAGGGGTGAPGSGGGPGTPSGDRGAAGTADRRKGGARPR; encoded by the coding sequence GTGATTCATGAGGTCGACCACGTTCTGAAGGGCCTCCTGCGCGGTGGTGTGTTCTCCGGTACGGATGTGGAGGTCTCCTTCGAGGCCCCGAGCCGCGACTGGGCCGCGCGCCGCAACACCCCGACGATCAACGCCTATCTGTACGACATCCGCGAGGACACCGAGCGGCGGCAGCGCGGCGCGGTCTCCGTGAAGGATGCCCAGGGCATCGTACTGAAGCGCCGTCAGCCACCCCGCTGGTTCCGGCTGTCGTATCTGCTCACCGCCTGGACCAAGCGGCCGGAGGACGAACACCGGTTGCTCTCCGCCGTCATGGCCACGCTGCTCCCGCACGAGGTGCTGACGCCCTCGGAGCTGACGGGCGCCCTGGCGGAGCTCGGGCTCTCCGTGCCGATCACCATCGGGGTGCCGCCGGCCGAGTCGCGCTCCCTCGCCGACATCTGGTCGGCGCTGGGCGGTGAGCTGAAGCCGTCACTGGACGTGGTGGTCACCGCTCCCTTCCCGGCCGTGCCGGAGTACGCGGCCGGACCGCCGGTCACCGAGGGCGCGGGGGTCCGGGTGCGCGGGCTGGACGGCAGCCTGGACGGCTCGCCCGAACGGCACCACCGCCCGCGCCATCTGCGGCAGTTGGCCGGGGGCGGCGGTACCGGTGCCCCCGGGTCCGGGGGCGGGCCCGGAACACCGTCCGGTGACCGCGGGGCCGCCGGGACGGCGGACCGCCGCAAGGGCGGAGCGCGGCCCCGGTGA
- a CDS encoding helix-turn-helix transcriptional regulator, with the protein MRTTFKSTTTVERIPVVIHASDPITRAGAVSQLRQRPEVELVGETRGLEARTNGARAGEARGGEARNGESRGGVRTVAVVLADRLDETTMLRLRRLVRTDGLNAVLVTGVIREAELLQVIECGVGAILWRHEATDQRLLQAVVAAARGEGDLPSDLLGRLINQVGRLQRNAAQQPGGSPAGLAPREIDILRLVSEGMDTREIAGKLSYSERTVKNVLHGLTTRLQLRNRAHAVAYALREGYI; encoded by the coding sequence GTGCGTACGACGTTCAAGAGCACGACGACGGTCGAACGGATACCCGTGGTCATCCACGCCTCCGACCCGATCACCAGAGCCGGTGCGGTCAGCCAGCTCCGGCAGCGCCCCGAGGTCGAACTCGTTGGCGAGACACGGGGCTTGGAGGCCCGCACCAACGGCGCCCGCGCCGGGGAGGCGCGGGGCGGAGAGGCGCGGAACGGTGAGTCCCGGGGCGGTGTCCGCACCGTCGCCGTGGTGCTCGCGGACCGGCTGGACGAGACCACGATGCTGCGGCTGCGGAGACTCGTGCGGACCGACGGCCTGAACGCCGTCCTGGTCACGGGTGTCATCCGGGAGGCCGAACTGCTCCAGGTCATCGAGTGCGGCGTCGGCGCCATCCTCTGGCGCCACGAGGCCACCGACCAGCGGCTGCTGCAGGCCGTGGTGGCCGCGGCCCGCGGCGAGGGCGATCTGCCCTCCGATCTGCTGGGCCGGCTGATCAACCAGGTCGGACGGCTCCAGCGGAACGCCGCGCAGCAGCCCGGCGGCAGCCCCGCCGGACTCGCGCCGCGCGAGATCGACATCCTCCGGCTGGTCTCCGAGGGCATGGACACCCGGGAGATCGCCGGAAAGTTGTCCTATTCCGAGCGCACCGTGAAGAACGTGCTGCACGGACTGACCACCCGGCTCCAGCTCCGCAACCGGGCGCACGCCGTCGCCTACGCGCTGCGCGAGGGGTACATCTGA
- a CDS encoding AAA family ATPase, producing the protein MTGVTAEPCDLAGLRERRDVLDRVSADAARARAGTGRIVLVCGATGTGRSALLEAVAARESRRGMRVLRARCSPEDSRAEFAAVAELLDAELRPPAPAPDAWDEPGAGEDHSLHGTGRAARLWRLLRSHAAAGPLLLLVDDVHLADPSSRGWFVRAARLLDRLPVLLVLTERSQYDLDPPPPCLLRTLPSTLFSFHTLAPLSFRAAAELVRERLGAGLPPGWIDGCLRATGGVPLFLHALLTDLARLTEVTGGAGVFPDTGARLYSSHYTTMIAWALESAGPATAELARTLAELDTTGDTALLADVAGTDPGRTGRWIDAMASSGLVVRAGPGAPPRVAHPLLRDAVLDGWPHRRRQEVHRAAAELLYQRGESAGAVARRLLSVPAVGAEWAVNALLEAAATAVREGRTRHAGDLLRRALDEPLSRERRGQVLTELGCLEADAGRPVGVRHLAEAVPLRQPTGSGRLRTTVALGTALARGGDVQAALEILRNLCEDLPDRSAQARAAQAAGALLSAYDRASWLRVMAGLRHVAAHSPDRLDQAERALLVRYEATAGLISAKDAVERLCVLSSIPADPALAPYVLATVAAVLQWAERYEEVDRIIGEGLSAYRPVALNPALHALADTRADAAAARGRYGELLSDPAVRAVLENPRPGGPADAAALQGSVNILSQAVLALLETGRRDEAWRLADRIAPHGPRDSWEWNRFLHARGELRAADGDYSSALADFRECGRRQTDREVLSPVVTPWRSGAAECLRRLGRTAEALELAEEEYRLALVWGTPRTVGRALRVLGTVTGGRRGTELSQRAVAVLRTAPEGVERELVLALIALGDRLTAAGERGRARTVLREAAGLAGELGARRMVAAAERSLVDSGARVTRVHSGVAALTESERRIAGLAAEGRTNAEICELLHLARRTVETHLTSAYRKLGIRRRSELPAALGPLSDGRA; encoded by the coding sequence ATGACGGGCGTGACCGCGGAGCCATGCGATCTCGCCGGCCTGCGCGAACGCCGTGACGTGCTGGACCGGGTGTCCGCCGACGCCGCCCGCGCCCGGGCCGGCACCGGCCGTATCGTCCTGGTGTGCGGTGCCACCGGCACCGGCCGGAGCGCACTGCTGGAGGCGGTCGCCGCCCGGGAGTCGCGGCGGGGCATGCGCGTCCTGCGGGCCCGCTGCTCCCCGGAGGACTCACGCGCCGAATTCGCCGCCGTGGCCGAACTCCTGGACGCGGAACTGCGGCCCCCCGCCCCTGCCCCGGACGCGTGGGACGAACCGGGAGCCGGGGAGGACCACTCCCTGCACGGGACCGGACGGGCCGCCCGGCTCTGGCGGCTGCTGCGCTCCCACGCGGCCGCCGGACCGCTGCTGCTCCTGGTGGACGACGTGCATCTGGCCGACCCGTCCTCGCGCGGCTGGTTCGTCCGGGCCGCCCGGCTGCTCGACCGCTTACCCGTCCTGCTGGTCCTCACCGAGCGCTCCCAGTACGACCTGGACCCGCCACCGCCGTGCCTGCTGCGCACCCTGCCGTCCACGCTGTTCAGCTTCCACACGCTCGCCCCGCTGAGCTTCCGCGCCGCCGCCGAGCTGGTCCGCGAGCGGCTGGGCGCGGGGCTCCCGCCCGGCTGGATCGACGGCTGCCTGCGCGCGACCGGCGGCGTGCCGCTGTTCCTCCACGCCCTGCTGACCGACCTGGCGCGGCTGACGGAGGTCACCGGTGGCGCGGGAGTCTTCCCTGACACCGGGGCGCGGCTGTACTCCAGCCACTACACCACCATGATCGCCTGGGCGCTGGAGAGCGCCGGCCCGGCCACCGCCGAACTGGCCCGCACCCTCGCCGAACTGGACACCACCGGTGACACCGCGCTGCTGGCGGACGTCGCCGGGACCGATCCCGGCCGGACCGGGCGCTGGATCGACGCCATGGCGAGCTCCGGACTCGTCGTCCGCGCCGGGCCCGGCGCCCCGCCCCGCGTCGCGCACCCGCTGCTGCGCGACGCGGTCCTCGACGGCTGGCCGCACCGGCGCCGGCAGGAGGTCCACCGCGCGGCGGCCGAACTCCTGTACCAGCGCGGTGAGTCCGCCGGCGCGGTGGCCCGCCGGCTGCTGTCCGTGCCGGCCGTCGGCGCGGAGTGGGCGGTCAACGCGCTGCTGGAGGCGGCGGCCACCGCGGTGCGCGAGGGCCGGACCCGGCACGCCGGCGACTTGCTGCGCCGCGCCCTGGACGAGCCCCTGTCGCGCGAGCGCCGCGGGCAGGTGCTGACCGAACTCGGCTGCCTGGAGGCCGACGCCGGGCGCCCCGTCGGCGTGCGGCACCTCGCCGAGGCCGTGCCGCTGCGGCAGCCGACGGGCTCCGGACGGCTCCGCACCACCGTCGCCCTCGGCACCGCCCTGGCCCGCGGCGGCGATGTGCAGGCGGCCCTGGAGATCCTGCGCAACCTCTGTGAGGACCTGCCCGACCGCTCCGCCCAGGCTCGGGCCGCGCAGGCCGCCGGCGCGCTGCTCTCCGCGTACGACCGGGCGAGCTGGCTGCGGGTGATGGCCGGGCTGCGCCATGTCGCCGCGCACTCGCCGGACCGGCTCGACCAGGCCGAACGGGCCCTGCTCGTCCGCTACGAGGCGACCGCCGGGCTGATCTCCGCCAAGGACGCGGTGGAACGTCTCTGCGTGCTGTCGAGCATCCCCGCCGACCCCGCCCTGGCGCCGTACGTCCTGGCCACCGTCGCGGCCGTCCTCCAGTGGGCCGAACGGTACGAGGAGGTCGACCGCATCATCGGGGAGGGGCTCTCCGCGTACCGGCCGGTGGCGCTCAACCCGGCCCTGCACGCCCTGGCGGACACCCGCGCGGACGCCGCCGCGGCCCGCGGCCGGTACGGCGAACTGCTGTCCGACCCCGCCGTCCGGGCGGTCCTGGAGAACCCCCGGCCCGGCGGCCCGGCCGACGCCGCCGCCCTGCAGGGTTCGGTCAACATCCTCTCCCAGGCCGTCCTGGCGCTGCTGGAGACCGGACGCCGGGACGAGGCGTGGCGGCTGGCCGACCGCATCGCCCCGCACGGCCCGCGCGACTCCTGGGAGTGGAACCGCTTCCTCCACGCCCGGGGCGAGCTGCGGGCCGCGGACGGCGACTACTCCTCGGCGCTCGCGGACTTCCGGGAGTGCGGCCGGCGGCAGACGGACCGCGAGGTGCTGAGCCCGGTCGTCACCCCCTGGCGGTCCGGCGCGGCCGAGTGCCTGCGGCGGCTGGGCCGGACGGCCGAGGCGCTGGAACTCGCCGAGGAGGAGTACCGGCTGGCTCTCGTCTGGGGTACCCCCCGGACCGTGGGACGGGCGCTGCGGGTGCTGGGCACCGTCACCGGCGGCCGCCGCGGCACGGAGCTGAGCCAGCGGGCCGTGGCCGTGCTGCGCACCGCCCCCGAGGGCGTGGAACGCGAACTGGTGCTCGCGCTCATCGCGCTGGGCGACCGGCTGACCGCCGCCGGGGAACGCGGCCGGGCCCGTACGGTGCTGCGCGAGGCGGCGGGCCTGGCCGGGGAGCTGGGCGCCCGGCGGATGGTGGCGGCGGCCGAACGGTCGCTGGTGGACAGCGGGGCGCGGGTGACGCGGGTCCACAGCGGGGTGGCCGCGCTGACGGAGAGCGAGCGGCGGATCGCCGGGCTCGCCGCCGAGGGGCGGACGAACGCGGAGATCTGCGAGCTGCTGCACCTGGCCCGGCGGACCGTGGAAACCCATCTGACGAGCGCCTACCGCAAGTTGGGCATCCGGCGGCGCTCGGAGCTGCCCGCGGCGCTCGGCCCCCTCTCCGACGGCCGGGCCTGA